The sequence CATTAGGACCAATGAGTGTAACAATTTCTTGTGGAAATAAATCAAAATTAATTTGTTGTAAGATAGGACGATGCTCAAATTGCACCGCCACATCTTGTAAACTAATGATAGCTGATGATGTTAGGTTGTGGTTTGGCACTGCTGACACAATCCAGAAATTTCAATAATACTGTTTTGGATACGAAAACCATCACTATTCGTTAATTGCTCAAGTTCTGTCCATACACCTAAAGCAGGAGCTTCTTTTACGCTATGGCATTGATTACAAATCAAAAATGCAGCCCGATGCCCTTCACGTGGGTGGCAACATGGTACAAAAGCGTTAATTGAACTTAAACGATGAATTAACCCTTTTTCCAATAAAAAATCTAAACTACGGTAAACGGTTGGCGGTGCAGCAGGACGGTCAGCACGACTTTTGATATGTGCCAATAAATCATAAGCCCCCATAGGTTTATCAGCACTTAAAATGAGTAACAGGACTTCTTTACGCAAAGGAGTTAATTTTGCACCTAAATCATGGCAAAATTGTTCAGCTTCTGCTAGGCGAGCATGAATATCATGACTATGATGTACCGCATGTAAAGTGTCATGATGTTGATGACAGCAATCAGGCATAATAACTCCAAAAAAGATAGTTTGATGCAAAGTTTAGGTATTTGGTGCTATAAGGTTTTTATTATCATCAAGTCTAAAAATTGCACAAAATAGTATCAATAAAATAAAAGTCTAATTTTAGCACAAATCATGGTAAAAGAAATAAATGTAATGAGAAATTTATATTTTTAGATACAAATATGTTACACTATAACTTATCTTTTAGAATAAGTAGGCGTTTCATTATGCTTTTTAGAATGCTAAGTTTGTTTGTTTTGTCGTTTTTGTGTATGTCGAGTGTATGGGCAAAATCGTTAGTAGTGAGTACCTATCCTATTTATTTAATTGCACAAGAAATTACACAAGATATTGAAAAACCAGTATTATTGCTTGATAATCAATCAGGGCATGATGTGCAAATCACGCCATTACAACGTAAAAAAATACAAGAGGCTGATTTGCTGATTTGGATTGGTAAGCAACATGAAGCACCCTTAGAAAAATTATTGATAGGCAATAAAAATGCGATTGCAATTTTAGATGCAGGTATTATTAACCGTTTACCGCAACGTAATGTGCGTGGTGTTGCAGTTACTGATACGATTGATAGTCATGTATGGCTTGACCCAAATCATGCGGTACGTATAGGCTTTTTTATTGCTATTTTACGTGGACAACAACAACCACAATATAAAGAGCAATATTGGGCAAATGCACAAAAATTTGCTAAAGAAATGTTTAGTACGGTACAACGTTATCAACGTACGGGGACAACACAACCATATTGGGCGTATCATGATGCTTATCAATATATTGAGCGAGCATTAAATTTAAAATTTGCAGGTGCATTAACTGCTGATGTGCATGATAATCCGACTGTTACTCAAATTAAATATTTAAATGATAATCGTCCACAAGTTAAAATGTGTCTATTGGCAGAAGGTCATGCACAGCCAAGTCATTATAAAAATTTACAGCCTGTGGTATTCCAAAAAGTTGATGAAACCATGATAGAAGCCAAACGTTTTGTTGATGGTTGGCGTTTATTAGCACAAAGTATTCAAGCGTGTTTACAACAAGCGAAGTCTTAAATCGGTTGATAATTTTAAAAGTGAATTGTGTAGCAGTTCACTTTTTATTTCACGCTTTTAAATTTAAAATATGATAGAATTTAACACAAGACCATGAAATAGTAATCCATCATGAATTCACTTGAACGCCGTGCCACCTTTGCCTTAAGTAGCATTTTTGCTTTGCGAATGCTAGGTTTGTTTATGATTATTCCTGTATTTGCAGTGGCAGGTCGGGATTATGTGTATGCAACACCCGCCTTAATTGGTTTGGCAGTAGGCGTGTATGGATTAAGTCAAGCAATATTTCAGATTCCTTTTAGCATGGTGGCAGACCGCTTTAGTCGTAAGCCATTGATTATTTTAGGTTTGGCATTATTTGCTTTAGGTGGTGCGATTGCGGCGATGTCCGAGAGTATTTATGGGGTGATTATCGGGCGTGCGGTTGCAGGAGCAGGTGCAGTTTCGGCGGTGGTCATGGCATTATTGGCAGATGTAACACGAGAAGAACAACGCAGTAAAGCAATGGCAATCATGGGTATGAGCATTGGTCTGTCATTTGTGATTGCTTTTGCCATGAGTCCGTGGATTACCAGTCAAATTGGTATTTCAGGGTTGTTTTGGCTGACTTGTGTGATGGGGATTTTGGCGATTTTTGTACTCGCTTTAGTGCCAAATATCCAACGTTTTCATCAGATGAAAAAGCAAAATTTCACTCAACAATTAAAACAAGTCTTATCAATGCGTGATGTGAATCGTTTGCATATTTCAATATTTATGTTGCACGCATTATTAGCATCCATGTTTGTTTATATTCCATCGCAGTTAATTAATTATGCTGATTTACCATTGAAACAGCATGGTTGGTTATATTTGCCATTATTATTTATTAGTTTATTATTTGCATTTCCAAGTATTATCTTAGCTGAAAAATACCGCAAAATGCGTGGTATTTTTTTAAGTGCAGTGATGGGGATATTGCTTAGTTTTGTACTATTAGCTTTAGGTGCAAAAATTGTTTGGGTGTTGTATTTAGCTTTAGCCTTATTTTTTATTGCATTTAATGTGATGGAAGCTCTATTACCATCATGGCTATCAAAAATTGCACCAATTCAATCTAAAGCTACAGCAATGGGTCTAAATGCCAGTTGTCAATTTTTAGGCGGTGCGTGCGGTGGTTTATTAGGCGGAAAATTATTAAGTATGCACAATACAACAATGGGTTGGGGCATTTTGGTTGTACTTAGTGTCGTGTGGTTATTCGTGGTTTTAGGACTAAATCAGCCACGTTATTTATCAACATTGGTGGTGCGTGTAGAGCAAGTGAGTGCAAATTTGGTCGAGCGATTATTAGCCATTCAAGGTGTAGAAGAAGTGATTCAAATGAGTGATGATGATGTACTGTATTTAAAAGTTGAACGACAACAAGTCGATGAACAAGGGCGTGAACAGCTACAACAATTACTTGGTCAGACATTAAAAATTTAGATAAATCGTATATTTGTATTGTGATTTGACAAAAAAATTGCTACTATAAAATGAGATTGAATATAGCATTTATTTTAAATGATGTTATAGTTGATGAGTTAGATGAATAATGTGAGTTCAAAATATTATTTTTCATAACGATTTGATATTAAAGTTAAGATTAGAGCGTGAAAACAGACTCTTAAGGAACGATGAAATATGCGTGGTATTAATAAAGTTATTTTAGTTGGTACACTTGGGCGAGATCCAGAAACAAAAACTTTCCCAAATGGCGGTTCAATTACAACATTTTCTATCGCAACAAGCGATGTATGGAATGATAAAAATACAGGCGAACGCCGTGAAAGCACAGAATGGCATCGTATTGTTTTAAATAATCGTTTAGGTGAAATTGCACAACAATATTTGCGTAAAGGTTCAAAAGTTTATATTGAAGGTTCGTTACATACACGTCAATGGAAAGACCCAGAAACTGGTCAAGACCGTTCAGTTACTGAAATTCGTGGCAATAATATGCAAATGCTCGATAGCCGTCAAAATAATGGCGGGGATTGGGGCAGT comes from Moraxella sp. ZY210820 and encodes:
- a CDS encoding transcriptional repressor, whose protein sequence is MPDCCHQHHDTLHAVHHSHDIHARLAEAEQFCHDLGAKLTPLRKEVLLLILSADKPMGAYDLLAHIKSRADRPAAPPTVYRSLDFLLEKGLIHRLSSINAFVPCCHPREGHRAAFLICNQCHSVKEAPALGVWTELEQLTNSDGFRIQNSIIEISGLCQQCQTTT
- a CDS encoding metal ABC transporter substrate-binding protein produces the protein MLFRMLSLFVLSFLCMSSVWAKSLVVSTYPIYLIAQEITQDIEKPVLLLDNQSGHDVQITPLQRKKIQEADLLIWIGKQHEAPLEKLLIGNKNAIAILDAGIINRLPQRNVRGVAVTDTIDSHVWLDPNHAVRIGFFIAILRGQQQPQYKEQYWANAQKFAKEMFSTVQRYQRTGTTQPYWAYHDAYQYIERALNLKFAGALTADVHDNPTVTQIKYLNDNRPQVKMCLLAEGHAQPSHYKNLQPVVFQKVDETMIEAKRFVDGWRLLAQSIQACLQQAKS
- a CDS encoding MFS transporter gives rise to the protein MNSLERRATFALSSIFALRMLGLFMIIPVFAVAGRDYVYATPALIGLAVGVYGLSQAIFQIPFSMVADRFSRKPLIILGLALFALGGAIAAMSESIYGVIIGRAVAGAGAVSAVVMALLADVTREEQRSKAMAIMGMSIGLSFVIAFAMSPWITSQIGISGLFWLTCVMGILAIFVLALVPNIQRFHQMKKQNFTQQLKQVLSMRDVNRLHISIFMLHALLASMFVYIPSQLINYADLPLKQHGWLYLPLLFISLLFAFPSIILAEKYRKMRGIFLSAVMGILLSFVLLALGAKIVWVLYLALALFFIAFNVMEALLPSWLSKIAPIQSKATAMGLNASCQFLGGACGGLLGGKLLSMHNTTMGWGILVVLSVVWLFVVLGLNQPRYLSTLVVRVEQVSANLVERLLAIQGVEEVIQMSDDDVLYLKVERQQVDEQGREQLQQLLGQTLKI
- the ssb gene encoding single-stranded DNA-binding protein, which encodes MRGINKVILVGTLGRDPETKTFPNGGSITTFSIATSDVWNDKNTGERRESTEWHRIVLNNRLGEIAQQYLRKGSKVYIEGSLHTRQWKDPETGQDRSVTEIRGNNMQMLDSRQNNGGDWGSQGYGQNNYGGQGGYGNANYQQNGYAPNAGYNSAGFNQPQNNFAQGGGFNNPNSQAGFASGQGFQNPSAGFNNSSTSAPSMNNNDTAGATPDLDDDLPF